In the Rhizobium sp. CB3090 genome, one interval contains:
- a CDS encoding DUF1998 domain-containing protein, translating into MDTHSLSHALINEVAIDCGYPASSLKERLYLIPGVPGQPKECGILIYTASAGNQGTLGGLVEVTRRLPNVIASALSRLGLCSGDPICADHDPTKASEDRALHGAACHGCLLIAETSCEQRNVFLDRNLLVRIIAGSAAFFCHGD; encoded by the coding sequence ATGGATACGCACAGCCTTTCTCATGCTCTGATCAATGAGGTGGCGATCGACTGCGGCTATCCCGCAAGCTCGTTGAAGGAGCGCCTTTATCTCATTCCTGGTGTACCAGGCCAGCCGAAGGAATGCGGTATCCTCATCTACACCGCAAGCGCCGGCAATCAGGGAACGCTCGGTGGCCTGGTTGAGGTCACCCGCCGCTTACCGAACGTCATTGCGTCTGCTCTCAGCCGTCTCGGGCTATGTTCTGGTGATCCCATCTGTGCTGATCACGACCCAACCAAGGCATCAGAGGACAGAGCGCTCCATGGCGCGGCGTGCCACGGCTGCCTTCTCATCGCGGAAACAAGTTGCGAGCAACGAAATGTCTTTCTTGACCGGAATCTATTGGTTAGGATCATCGCCGGCTCCGCCGCCTTCTTCTGTCATGGTGATTGA